In Humulus lupulus chromosome 6, drHumLupu1.1, whole genome shotgun sequence, a single genomic region encodes these proteins:
- the LOC133782646 gene encoding uncharacterized protein LOC133782646: MAGDLAGEEVVAGSDDESERMVKLGSYGGLVRPLLDDDDGADDAAAEETMLLWGIQQPTHSKPNAFVSQSSLHLTIDACGHSLSVLQSPSSLITPGVTGSVMWDSGIVLGKFLEHAVDSGMLNLHGKKIVELGSGCGLVGCIAALLGGQVILTDLPDRLRLLKKNVQVNLDHGNVRGSATVIELIWGDDPDTQVIEPSPDFVLGSDVIYSEGAVSDLLETLQQLCGSNTTIILAGELRNDAILEYFLKAAMKEFLVGRVDQTQWHPDYNSGRVVLYVLVKK; this comes from the exons ATGGCTGGTGACCTAGCAGGAGAAGAAGTGGTTGCAGGGAGCGACGATGAGAGTGAAAGAATGGTGAAATTGGGATCGTACGGAGGGTTGGTGAGGCCATTGCTTGATGATGACGATGGTGCTGATGATGCCGCCGCTGAGGAGACGATGCTGCTTTGGGGAATTCAACAGCCAACACACTCCAAACCCAACGCTTTCGTCTCTCAATCCTCTCTCCACCTTACTATTGACGCCTGTGGCCACTCTCTCTCCGTTCTCCAGTCCCCTTCTTCCTTG ATCACTCCTGGAGTAACTGGTTCGGTTATGTGGGACAGTGGTATTGTTCTGGGGAAGTTTTTGGAGCATGCAGTGGATTCAGGGATGCTTAATCTTCATGGGAAGAAGATTGTTGAACTGGGCTCTGGATGTGGATTAGTTGG CTGCATTGCAGCTCTTTTAGGTGGTCAAGTTATCCTCACTGATCTGCCTGATCGACTGAGACTACTAAAAAAGAATGTCCAAGTCAATCTTGATCATGGAAATGTGCGAGGTTCTGCAACAGTGATTGAGTTGATTTGGGGAGACGATCCTGATACACAAGTGATTGAGCCATCACCTGATTTTG TTCTAGGATCTGACGTGATCTATAGCGAGGGAGCTGTGTCAGACTTGTTGGAAACACTTCAACAACTCTGTGGAAGCAATACAACAATCATTTTGGCTGGAGAACTTCGTAACG ATGCTATCCTTGAATACTTTCTAAAAGCTGCTATGAAGGAATTCCTGGTTGGAAGGGTTGATCAAACACAATGGCATCCAGATTACAATAGTGGCCGTGTTGTTTTGTATGTTCTTGTCAAAAAATGA